The nucleotide window ATCTGATGGCTACCTGACttactttttttgaaaattttcacttCACACCCATTCACCTCAACCACTTGCAAGATCTGCGGGTAATATTATGCGTACGGAACGATAATAATAAGCATCATGAAAgtcaaaatgaaaaaagttgactTATCGCAGGTATTACAAGGAGCGTTGACTTGGGCAAGCTGAGTGGTTGTTTCCTGAATACCATTGCATTGTGATCGCATATGTCGTCATCACAACTGGCGCAGCTCCTGAGAGGCTCGCGGCTTTCGCATGTGCCTCGGAGCTCTAAACCATTTGTTTCTTCTGAACCGAAGTACTATCCAACACATCAAGTTGTGGAGACTAAGCCGTCGACACTGAATCGGCAAGAGTGGGGGCTTAAGGCTCCCATCCCTCGTAAAGTCAAATCACGGTATCTGATTTACAACGACCTAGATACTCTGGAACGGATTACCACTTTTGAGACTAACGCAGGCTCACAATGGAACAGACTGAGATTTCAAGAGATGCGACTGGCCCCCTCGTACAACCCTGGGAAGGCCAATCCCCTGTTTGAGGGCACATCGTCTCCTGCCGACAAGCAGGCTCCATTGTCGTCACTGATGGGTGTTAGCGAAGAAAAGGTAGACTCTTCTACCAAGAAGTTGAGTCAAAAAAGTTCAGCTCTTCAGGCTTTGCGTAAGGACTTCAAACTGTGGATGTTGAACAGAGATCCTGAAGCTTTAAAGAATAAGACCTTCACTGCCAAAGATATGAATGAGAACGCTATGCAGTTCTTGAACGAGCGTTTTGGATCTCATTCGCAATTAGAAATTAGAAAAGATGCCTTCAAAGGGGTAATTGGTAGCGGTGGCTTGACCTATACTCTTGGTGGCAAGTTACTGAACTCGCCCAATGGTGTTATACAAAAGACTATTGTTCCTGGCAGGTTCTTGAACTTAGATGGTAATGATAGATTGGCAGCTATCGGTGGATTCGTTGCTAATGCTTCCTCTTCTACTCCTATGACCTCTCAAGTTGCGTATAACATGGGTGACTTTGTCAGGGAGTTGACTTTCCCATTTgatgttcaaaaagtttcagTGGATGAGAATGGCAAAATTATGATGAAGGCTCAAGTTATCAGCGGATTAAGTCAAAGAATGAGAGGTAAGATTCAAGGAAGAAGTTACCAACAACGTCCAATAAAGACAAATAAATCGTCTTCACCAGCTGTAAGTCCGATCGATCCAAAAATGCAAGCGGACGAATTGTTAAATATCCTTTTATCGAATTTCAACTAATCTGCTTTAAGTACCTGTATATAGATGTGCAcataaaaaacaaagaaaaaggacTGTAATAAATAATATATTCACATCAAGACACCTTTGGTAGATGGAACATCATTTGTACCATTTGGCGCCAGTGCTTCTCTTAGAGCTACAGCTAATGCTTTGAATGCACTTTCACTTCTGTGGTGATCGTTGAATCCTCTCAAACAGTCAATATGAACGGTTAATCTTGCAGCTTCGATAAAGCTTTCAAGGAAATGTGGAATCATCTCGCATGAAAGATCACCaattttctctctcttcAGTCCAAGGCTTACAACGGCGTATGGTCTATTTGACAGATCAACGACAGCTCTCGACAATGCTTCATCTAGAGGGGCAAAGCCTGTTCCAAATCTCTTGACACCACGTACTTGACCTAAGGCTTGCTTGAATGCTTCGCCAAGTGCGATACCACAATCCTCTGTTGTATGATGATCATCTATATGCAAATCACCGACACATTCGACTAGCAACGACCAACCAGAATGCTTTGCCAACGCGTGAATCATATGGTCCAAAAATCCAACGCCTGTTTGAATATTTATCACTTGGCTGTTAGTGTTTTGAGCAGCCACATCTTTTGCGTTGGTTTTGGCCTGATTGGATTCGTTGTTTAAAATCGAGTTCTCTAGGGCAATGTGTCCACCATCAATGGAGATTAATACTTGTATCTTGGTTTCGTTTGTTATACGGTTAACTAACGCCTTGCGTGAACCCATTGTAACTAGATGAATGTTGCAGAAGAAGGCAAAagtttcaatttctttcaaaatcgATACTTGCGACCTTCGAATGATATTGTCATATTCTTCCCATTTTCAAGattctccaaaaaaaaaaaaaaagaaaatatagGAACGAAAGCTCGATGAGGTCTGGTTCAAAATTGGGATATATTCACAACTTGGGCAAAGACTGCTAACTACATAGTGAATAGCGATTCTATAACATGCTTCATCAGAAATGTGGGTCCGCAATAAGTTTCAAACGGCTGTTAGCTGTCCGCTCTACAAGCAGAAGGCCAAATAACCAGACCAGTTTTGACAAGAAAATGCCTGTAATGGGCAGAGAGAAAGCTTGGGAAAAGGCTGGCGAGGACAAGGAGGCATGGTTTAAGAGAAAATACGCTCATGTTcatgcaaaagaaaaagtattGGAGAAACAAGATCCATTTGGCAAGAAAAAGGCTCATATGGAGAAGTTGAACAGGATTCAGAACGACATGAAAAGTGATCAAAAAGAGCACAAAAGTCGATTTGTAAAACGTAGTGCTACACAGGGACTACAAGTAAATCCTCTGCTGGAGTACGTTTGCGGAACGAATGCTGTGTTAGCTGCATTGCTCGGCAACAAAAGAGAATACTTCACAAGACTTTTATATTTTGGGACATTACCGCCAGAAATACAAAAATTGGCAAAAGAGAAAACCATTCGGACAGAACCTACAGACAAGCATAGACTGAATCTTTTAACCAATTATTCTGTGCATAACAATGTTGCTCTTGAAACAAAACCTTTACAACCAACAGAGATATCACATTTGCAACTTTGTAATCCAGAAAGTGCCGAATTTCACTTTAGCGAGCTTCTGTTTGAAGGTGAACTCAAAGCTCGACAGTCGTCATATATTAGCAATGCACAAAAAAAGTTCCCGTTGGGTGTCTATTTGGATGAGGTTATGGATCCCCATAATATTGGTGCCATCATTAGAAGTGCATATTTTTTGGGTGCCGACTTTATAGTCATGTCGAGAAAAAATTGTGCACCATTGTCTCCTACAGTTTCAAAAACCAGCAGTGGTGCGCTAGAGTTGATGCCAATATACTATGTTGACAGGCCTctgagttttttttctaaatCCCAAGAAGAGGGCGGATGGATGTTTGTTACAAGTTGTTTGACAAGCGCAAATGCCAAAGACCAAAAATACATGGGAGGTAAAACTTTATCGTTGGACGATTTACGTGGTATGTGTAATAAACTGCCCGTTGTATTGGTAGTGGGAAATGAATGCAACGGAGTAAGAACTAATCTTAGAATGAGAagtgatttttttgtagaGATACCCTATGGCAGAGCAACAGACGAAATAACCTCGCCAGTTGATTCCTTGAATGTAAGCGTTGCAACAGCTTTACTTCTGAATAGTTTGCTCACCAACTAGTTTTTTCATGTAAATAGCtataaataaaaataaatctaTATTTCCCGACACAAaacttaaaaaaaatgtcaaatagttttttttgttcttctaTCGCTAttacatatatatacacaGTACAAACGACTTTTAAAGCATTCTGTGAATTTTGGTATCGTTTTCCACTGAAGTTAAGTTATCAAGTTGATCCCACCATTTAAATAAATAGCTTTCGCAGATCAGTTTGAACCATGGTGTAAATTTCAAGCTTGGATCCTTGAACATTGCCTTTAAAGTTTCAGCATCGACCCATTCAAAATCACGCACCTCATTCAAGTTGGGGTCCACGGTTAGTTGCTGCGCATCATTCAGCTTATAGAACAGAATGTAATCAATTTCGTGCTCACCCCATGGATCGTTACTGGGTGCCATATAGTGGATTCGGTtcaagaaatgaaatttaccatttttcagaGTTTCTTCTTGCGGAATACCCAATTCGTGGTCCAATTTTCTGACAGCCGCAGTAATAGCACCTTCAACTTTCACCTCCAGACTTCCCTCCAAACCTATCTCGTCATCAACACACAGCGGATGGGAACAACAAGTGTTTGTCCACAGATCTGGAAACGTAATCTTCTCGGAGGCCCGCTGTTGCAACAgcaattttttctcattgTTGAATACGAATGCAGAGAACGCACGATGCAACAGTcccttttcaatattgctCATTAAATGGCACAATTTCTTTGTGCCAGCGCCAATTGCCTCGTCGTTCCAGTCCAAAACAATGCAATTTTCATTCATGAGCCTTATCTGCTCCTCGTCATGGCCTGAGAACACCTTATCGCTAACGTCATCCGAACTCGACTCACTTGATTTAGTGTTAGGCCTTTTTTGCAGAGGTATCACGTCTGGaaacttttccaaaatctCTGTTCCAGTCAAGCCTTCTACTAGCTTAGCATATTTTGACATCTCAGCCCTGAAGTTCGAAACTAAAACCGTAGCCCTGTCTAACTACAGTGGCctattttcaataaatttcaCATTTTGGTTAAAATAAACTTTTACAGCGAAACTTGGCTTTTTTCtctcaaatgaaaaaaaacccTAACGCAAAAGAAGCCCTAACATGGGAACCCTAATCTTGAGAGGTGTGCCCTTCTTTCGTACAAAATGatcaaaactttgaaaaatgacattTCCAGTCACCAGAATGTGGTTGGCTGTCCTAACGTCGATCGTTTGACTAATGGCCACTTCAGCAATTGAAGCGAATTGGACGGTGAGATTTTGGCAATCTGCGATAGAGTTTGGTTTGATTTGATTATTGGCAAATTGTTAGACTTGGAACTGAATATCTCGAATTGCAGCGCCAATTGGTATTGTTACTGTGAATAGGTGAGTATATAAGTTTATTGAAACCATGTCTTCTCAACAGCAGCATCATAAGTACAAGAGACCAGATGTCTCTGTCAGAGACAAAAAACTAGAGGTGTTGAACGCTCAATTGAAGAAGGTCGACACCGAGATTTCCTCTTTGAGAAAGCAGATCGATCAGAATCAAGTCAATGATGCCACGCAacaagaaaggaaaaagttGCAAGATCAGACGAAGGAGATTATCAAGACACAGGCTGAATTGAAGACTCGCAGAAATGCTATTCACGATAGTATCAAGCAATTGGATTCtcaaatgaagagaaagacCAATGAgatcaatgaaaaactggGTAGAAAGGCAAAATTTTCTACTCCACAGGAGGTAAAACAGAGACTAGCTGAGATTGAGGACTCTATTTCATCTGGCAATCTGTCTTTGGTGGATGAGAAAATGCTCGTTAAGGAGATGCAATCCTTGAATAAGCTTAACAAGGATCTCGTGGCTATTGAACCCATTAAGAAATCCGTGGATCAAGACAAGGCCAAGATTGTTGCTTTGaaggaagaattgaatcaattgaaCCCAAGAGAAGTTGCTGCTAAATTCGAAACTACCCAAGAGAAGTTGAATACGCTGGTCTCCAAGTCGCAAACCGTTTACGATAAGAGACAGACTTTGTATAACAAGCGTTCTGCTTTATACAACAAACGTGATGAAATCTACTCTcaaataaaacaaattagAGCTGATTTCGATAACGAGTTCCAAGCTTTCAAGCAAAAATTGGAGAAAGAACGTTTGAAGCGTGAAGAGGATCAAAAGTTGTCCAAATTGCTTGAGGAGAAAGATGGCCAATTAGGTAAattgcaagaaaaattgagtcATGCCAAGCAACCAGCATTCAcgtttgaaattgaagcaattgAGAATGCATTGTTGTCCTTAGATCCAACCTATGAAAAACCAAAGAAAAACGTTTTTGGTGAACTTGAAGAAACCAAGAAACCTGAATCCCAACCTGTTAAAGCTGTTGTGGCTGATGACTTGGTCCTTGTCTCAAACGAAAAGGAGCAATCAAACTACTCCAATACCGCTCCATCAAAGTCTAAGAAACAtaagaagaagcaaaagTCCGCTGCTTCCGCCACTTCTATTACTGACAATGGAAGGTTCAGCTTAGAGCCAACTTTGATTGCCATGCTTGCTGAACTAGATGTTATTGTTCCAATCtctaaagaagaagttcCAAAAGCAATCGAACAATTAAAGCACAAGcacgaaaattttttggctAAGCAAGATGAACAAACCGATAAGAACATTTCTGAAGtagagaaagaaattgaaaaattg belongs to Zygotorulaspora mrakii chromosome 1, complete sequence and includes:
- the MRP51 gene encoding mitochondrial 37S ribosomal protein bS1m (similar to Saccharomyces cerevisiae MRP51 (YPL118W); ancestral locus Anc_8.613), with amino-acid sequence MSSSQLAQLLRGSRLSHVPRSSKPFVSSEPKYYPTHQVVETKPSTLNRQEWGLKAPIPRKVKSRYLIYNDLDTLERITTFETNAGSQWNRLRFQEMRLAPSYNPGKANPLFEGTSSPADKQAPLSSLMGVSEEKVDSSTKKLSQKSSALQALRKDFKLWMLNRDPEALKNKTFTAKDMNENAMQFLNERFGSHSQLEIRKDAFKGVIGSGGLTYTLGGKLLNSPNGVIQKTIVPGRFLNLDGNDRLAAIGGFVANASSSTPMTSQVAYNMGDFVRELTFPFDVQKVSVDENGKIMMKAQVISGLSQRMRGKIQGRSYQQRPIKTNKSSSPAVSPIDPKMQADELLNILLSNFN
- the HIS3 gene encoding imidazoleglycerol-phosphate dehydratase HIS3 (similar to Saccharomyces cerevisiae HIS3 (YOR202W); ancestral locus Anc_8.612) — translated: MGSRKALVNRITNETKIQVLISIDGGHIALENSILNNESNQAKTNAKDVAAQNTNSQVINIQTGVGFLDHMIHALAKHSGWSLLVECVGDLHIDDHHTTEDCGIALGEAFKQALGQVRGVKRFGTGFAPLDEALSRAVVDLSNRPYAVVSLGLKREKIGDLSCEMIPHFLESFIEAARLTVHIDCLRGFNDHHRSESAFKALAVALREALAPNGTNDVPSTKGVLM
- the MRM1 gene encoding Mrm1p (similar to Saccharomyces cerevisiae MRM1 (YOR201C); ancestral locus Anc_8.611), which codes for MLHQKCGSAISFKRLLAVRSTSRRPNNQTSFDKKMPVMGREKAWEKAGEDKEAWFKRKYAHVHAKEKVLEKQDPFGKKKAHMEKLNRIQNDMKSDQKEHKSRFVKRSATQGLQVNPLLEYVCGTNAVLAALLGNKREYFTRLLYFGTLPPEIQKLAKEKTIRTEPTDKHRLNLLTNYSVHNNVALETKPLQPTEISHLQLCNPESAEFHFSELLFEGELKARQSSYISNAQKKFPLGVYLDEVMDPHNIGAIIRSAYFLGADFIVMSRKNCAPLSPTVSKTSSGALELMPIYYVDRPLSFFSKSQEEGGWMFVTSCLTSANAKDQKYMGGKTLSLDDLRGMCNKLPVVLVVGNECNGVRTNLRMRSDFFVEIPYGRATDEITSPVDSLNVSVATALLLNSLLTN
- the IDI1 gene encoding isopentenyl-diphosphate delta-isomerase IDI1 (similar to Saccharomyces cerevisiae IDI1 (YPL117C); ancestral locus Anc_8.610) → MSKYAKLVEGLTGTEILEKFPDVIPLQKRPNTKSSESSSDDVSDKVFSGHDEEQIRLMNENCIVLDWNDEAIGAGTKKLCHLMSNIEKGLLHRAFSAFVFNNEKKLLLQQRASEKITFPDLWTNTCCSHPLCVDDEIGLEGSLEVKVEGAITAAVRKLDHELGIPQEETLKNGKFHFLNRIHYMAPSNDPWGEHEIDYILFYKLNDAQQLTVDPNLNEVRDFEWVDAETLKAMFKDPSLKFTPWFKLICESYLFKWWDQLDNLTSVENDTKIHRML
- the BFR1 gene encoding Bfr1p (similar to Saccharomyces cerevisiae BFR1 (YOR198C); ancestral locus Anc_8.609): MSSQQQHHKYKRPDVSVRDKKLEVLNAQLKKVDTEISSLRKQIDQNQVNDATQQERKKLQDQTKEIIKTQAELKTRRNAIHDSIKQLDSQMKRKTNEINEKLGRKAKFSTPQEVKQRLAEIEDSISSGNLSLVDEKMLVKEMQSLNKLNKDLVAIEPIKKSVDQDKAKIVALKEELNQLNPREVAAKFETTQEKLNTLVSKSQTVYDKRQTLYNKRSALYNKRDEIYSQIKQIRADFDNEFQAFKQKLEKERLKREEDQKLSKLLEEKDGQLGKLQEKLSHAKQPAFTFEIEAIENALLSLDPTYEKPKKNVFGELEETKKPESQPVKAVVADDLVLVSNEKEQSNYSNTAPSKSKKHKKKQKSAASATSITDNGRFSLEPTLIAMLAELDVIVPISKEEVPKAIEQLKHKHENFLAKQDEQTDKNISEVEKEIEKLELGYSKKEEQIKKELEAKRVQEKQDDKENN